A genomic region of Fodinisporobacter ferrooxydans contains the following coding sequences:
- the pyrH gene encoding UMP kinase has protein sequence MLEPKYKRVILKLSGEALAGPAGFGIDATVIQSIARQIGEIVQLGVQVAVVVGGGNIWRGVSGSSQGMDRASADYMGMLATVMNALALQDSLEKIDVVTRVQTSIEMRQIAEPYIRRRAIRHLEKSRVVIFAAGTGNPYFSTDTTAALRAAEIEAEVILMAKNKVDGVYDADPAKDSNATKFDSLTFLEVLNRGLGIMDSTATSLCMDNNIPILVFAITTEGNIKRAVMGETIGTIVRREE, from the coding sequence ATGCTCGAACCGAAATATAAGCGCGTCATTTTGAAACTGTCTGGGGAAGCTTTGGCGGGTCCAGCCGGTTTTGGAATTGATGCAACTGTCATACAATCAATCGCCCGACAAATCGGTGAGATTGTTCAGTTGGGCGTGCAGGTTGCCGTCGTTGTAGGAGGAGGCAATATCTGGCGCGGGGTCTCCGGCAGTTCCCAGGGGATGGATCGTGCTTCTGCCGATTATATGGGTATGCTGGCCACTGTCATGAACGCCTTGGCTTTGCAGGATTCACTGGAAAAAATAGACGTTGTGACCCGTGTGCAAACATCAATTGAAATGCGCCAGATAGCAGAACCTTATATTCGCAGACGGGCGATTCGCCATTTGGAAAAATCTCGTGTTGTAATTTTTGCAGCAGGCACCGGCAATCCGTATTTTTCTACAGATACCACTGCTGCATTGCGCGCTGCCGAGATTGAAGCAGAAGTCATTTTAATGGCAAAAAACAAAGTGGATGGCGTATACGATGCAGATCCGGCAAAAGATTCAAATGCAACAAAATTTGATTCTCTCACGTTTCTGGAAGTATTAAACCGAGGATTGGGTATCATGGATTCAACAGCTACATCTTTATGTATGGATAATAATATTCCGATTCTCGTGTTTGCGATTACAACAGAAGGAAACATTAAACGCGCGGTTATGGGAGAAACAATAGGGACAATCGTCAGGAGGGAAGAATAA